In Leptodesmis sichuanensis A121, the following are encoded in one genomic region:
- a CDS encoding precorrin-8X methylmutase, which translates to MEWHVTDAQSLAIIDREIGDHSFSPAEYEIVRRVIYATADFEYKSLIRFSDLALQSGAAALAARTTIVVDVPMVQVGIASHIQSTFANPVYCSMEAITRPQKDKSRAAWGMETLARRYPEGIFVVGEAQTALTAIAELIRTEEIRPALVIGTPSGFVGVEAAKEQLAESLIPHIRVEGRKGSAVVAAAIVNGLIDLAWQAYGQNRNGMG; encoded by the coding sequence ATGGAATGGCATGTGACCGATGCCCAAAGTCTCGCCATCATTGATCGTGAAATTGGCGATCACTCCTTCTCTCCCGCCGAGTATGAAATTGTCCGGCGGGTCATTTATGCGACGGCAGACTTTGAATATAAGTCCTTAATTCGCTTTTCTGACCTGGCACTACAGTCTGGAGCTGCGGCTCTGGCCGCCCGTACCACGATCGTCGTGGATGTCCCAATGGTGCAGGTGGGGATTGCATCCCATATTCAAAGTACGTTTGCGAACCCGGTGTACTGCAGCATGGAGGCAATTACCCGTCCGCAAAAAGACAAAAGTCGGGCAGCCTGGGGGATGGAAACCCTGGCTCGGCGGTATCCAGAGGGAATCTTTGTGGTGGGGGAAGCTCAGACGGCTTTAACCGCGATCGCAGAGCTAATTAGAACCGAGGAAATTCGTCCAGCCCTGGTAATTGGCACTCCTTCAGGATTTGTGGGAGTGGAAGCAGCAAAAGAGCAGTTGGCCGAATCCCTGATTCCCCATATTCGGGTAGAGGGGCGTAAAGGGAGTGCGGTAGTGGCAGCGGCGATCGTCAATGGGTTAATTGACTTGGCCTGGCAGGCGTATGGTCAGAACCGCAATGGGATGGGTTAA
- a CDS encoding TPM domain-containing protein: MLNPELAAKLRSCSYFSQKWVIYSLACLLAVCTWVYSGAISGTSTAYAFDNPDLLPAEKTTVIDLAKFLNSDQEAALAKDLEEFEQQTGWKLRVLTQFDRTPGLAVKDYWGLDNHSTLLVADPRGGNILNFSVGDDFYPLMPRVFWIELQTRYGNQFYVRDHGEDQAIIRAIESIKTCIRQGGCRVVPGLPREQWILTLVTSIAGGIVFGFAGHPRKEGQVFSWQWALIFSPLWAMLFIAFGIGPVVSRTSDWLPLFRNFAGFAIGALVAYLSPTFNRSAPSET, encoded by the coding sequence ATGTTGAACCCTGAACTTGCCGCAAAATTGCGATCGTGCTCCTACTTTTCTCAGAAATGGGTGATCTATTCCCTGGCCTGCCTTCTGGCTGTATGCACCTGGGTTTACTCTGGAGCCATTTCAGGAACTTCAACCGCCTATGCCTTTGATAATCCCGACCTGTTACCAGCGGAAAAAACCACAGTCATCGATCTGGCCAAGTTTTTGAACAGTGATCAAGAGGCGGCTCTGGCCAAGGATCTGGAAGAATTTGAGCAGCAGACGGGCTGGAAATTGCGTGTGTTAACGCAGTTTGATCGCACTCCAGGACTGGCCGTTAAGGATTATTGGGGACTCGATAATCACAGCACCCTACTGGTAGCCGACCCTCGTGGCGGTAACATTCTCAACTTCAGCGTGGGCGATGATTTCTATCCCCTCATGCCACGAGTGTTCTGGATTGAACTGCAAACTCGCTATGGCAATCAGTTCTATGTCCGAGATCACGGTGAAGATCAGGCGATCATCCGGGCGATCGAATCTATTAAAACCTGCATCCGGCAGGGAGGCTGCCGAGTGGTTCCCGGTTTGCCCAGAGAACAGTGGATTCTCACCTTGGTTACGTCGATCGCAGGGGGCATTGTTTTTGGATTTGCAGGTCATCCCCGCAAAGAAGGGCAGGTGTTTTCCTGGCAATGGGCACTGATCTTTTCTCCCCTGTGGGCCATGTTGTTCATTGCCTTCGGAATTGGACCAGTGGTTTCTCGCACGTCCGATTGGCTGCCTTTATTCCGTAACTTTGCGGGATTCGCGATCGGGGCATTAGTGGCCTATTTATCTCCGACCTTCAATCGGTCTGCGCCGTCTGAGACCTAA
- a CDS encoding 6-carboxytetrahydropterin synthase, with product MKCIINRRAQFSASHRYWLPELSDAENMARFGACTRFPGHGHNYVLYVSMVGELDEYGMVLNLSDVKHVIKREVTSQLDFSYLNQVWEEFQHTLPTTENIARIIWQRLAPHLPLVRIQLFEHPDLWADYYGNSMEAYLTISTHFSAAHRLARPDLSYEENCEIYGKCARPNGHGHNYHLEVTIKGNIDPRTGMIADLVAFQKAVDDYVVEPFDHTFLNKDIPYFAEVVPTAENIAVYIRDLLQAPIREIGAQLHKVKLIESPNNSCEVYCVEPQIPEMVAHAGEPALAQV from the coding sequence ATGAAATGCATCATCAATCGCCGTGCCCAGTTCTCTGCCAGTCATCGCTACTGGCTCCCGGAACTGAGCGATGCCGAAAACATGGCGCGATTTGGTGCCTGTACCCGTTTTCCTGGCCACGGCCATAACTATGTCTTGTATGTATCAATGGTCGGTGAGTTGGATGAGTATGGCATGGTGCTGAACCTGTCGGATGTGAAACACGTCATCAAGCGGGAAGTCACTAGCCAGCTTGACTTTTCTTACCTGAATCAGGTCTGGGAAGAATTTCAGCACACTTTACCGACCACGGAAAATATTGCACGGATCATCTGGCAACGGTTGGCCCCTCACCTGCCACTGGTTCGTATTCAACTCTTTGAACACCCTGACCTCTGGGCCGATTACTACGGAAATTCCATGGAAGCTTACTTAACGATCAGTACCCATTTCAGTGCGGCCCACCGCCTTGCCCGTCCTGACCTCAGTTATGAGGAGAATTGTGAAATCTATGGCAAGTGCGCTCGTCCCAATGGACATGGCCACAATTACCATCTAGAAGTCACCATTAAGGGCAATATCGACCCCCGGACGGGCATGATCGCCGACTTGGTGGCTTTCCAAAAAGCGGTTGATGATTACGTTGTAGAGCCGTTTGACCATACGTTCTTAAATAAGGACATTCCTTACTTTGCTGAAGTGGTTCCTACCGCCGAGAATATCGCCGTGTATATTCGTGACCTGCTGCAAGCCCCCATTCGGGAGATCGGAGCGCAGTTACATAAGGTGAAGTTGATCGAAAGTCCGAATAACTCCTGTGAAGTCTACTGCGTTGAGCCTCAGATCCCGGAGATGGTTGCTCATGCTGGAGAGCCTGCTTTAGCTCAAGTTTGA
- a CDS encoding FtsW/RodA/SpoVE family cell cycle protein has protein sequence MNLRQFIPFFDTTAQDWAIEARLLRWITFVWLFIGLAMVFSASYAIADAENGDGLHYFKLQIGWILVGLVGFNLMVHTPIRFILGVADWGLLLILGMILVTLIPGIGIQVNGSTRWLFIGPIPLQPSELIKPFLVLQSARIFAQWNRLTWTIRLIWLGIFAVVVGGILIQPNLSTAALCGMMLWLIALGGGLPYTQLGGTALAGLVVATLSVSLRSYQLKRILSFLNPWSDPTGNGYQLIQSMLAVGSGGWFGSGFGLSHQKLFYLPIQYTDFIFAVFAEEFGFVGCLLLLLMLVVYATLALKVVLKARYPVHRLVAIGIMVLLIGQSLLNIGVATGVLPTTGLPFPFLSYGGSSMISSLIAAGLLIRVARESSEAKVVNLDDRRPATASTNQRITRRAT, from the coding sequence GTGAATCTGCGCCAATTCATCCCATTTTTTGACACGACTGCTCAGGATTGGGCGATCGAAGCCCGCCTCTTGCGCTGGATTACTTTCGTTTGGCTGTTCATCGGTCTGGCGATGGTGTTTTCAGCCTCCTATGCGATCGCTGATGCGGAGAACGGAGATGGACTGCATTACTTTAAACTTCAGATTGGCTGGATTCTGGTCGGTCTGGTGGGGTTTAATCTGATGGTGCATACTCCCATTCGCTTCATCTTGGGAGTTGCCGATTGGGGGTTGCTGCTGATTCTAGGAATGATTCTGGTGACGCTGATTCCGGGGATTGGCATTCAGGTGAATGGTTCCACCCGCTGGTTATTCATTGGGCCGATTCCGTTACAGCCCTCCGAATTGATTAAACCATTTCTCGTTCTGCAAAGTGCCCGTATCTTTGCCCAGTGGAACCGCCTCACCTGGACAATCCGCCTGATTTGGTTAGGCATCTTTGCTGTGGTCGTAGGCGGAATTTTGATTCAACCCAACCTGAGTACAGCTGCCCTCTGTGGCATGATGCTGTGGCTGATTGCGCTAGGAGGAGGCTTACCCTATACCCAATTGGGCGGAACGGCTCTGGCAGGGCTGGTGGTTGCGACCCTGAGTGTGAGTCTGCGTTCCTACCAACTCAAGCGGATTCTGTCCTTTTTGAACCCCTGGTCAGATCCGACTGGGAATGGCTATCAGTTAATTCAAAGTATGCTGGCTGTTGGGTCTGGAGGCTGGTTCGGAAGCGGATTTGGGCTGTCTCACCAAAAGCTCTTCTATTTGCCAATTCAGTACACTGACTTTATCTTTGCTGTCTTTGCTGAGGAATTTGGGTTCGTCGGTTGCCTGTTGCTGCTCCTGATGCTGGTGGTTTATGCAACGCTGGCCCTCAAAGTGGTTTTGAAAGCCCGTTATCCCGTTCATCGATTGGTGGCGATCGGCATCATGGTGCTCCTCATCGGTCAATCCCTGCTCAACATTGGGGTGGCTACGGGAGTCTTGCCCACAACTGGCCTACCATTTCCCTTCTTAAGTTATGGGGGGAGTTCGATGATTTCCAGTTTGATTGCCGCTGGATTGTTGATTCGGGTGGCCCGGGAAAGCAGTGAGGCCAAGGTGGTGAACCTGGACGATCGCCGTCCAGCGACTGCCTCCACTAATCAACGCATCACCCGACGAGCTACTTAG
- a CDS encoding cytochrome c biogenesis protein CcdA: MLDTLQIQLYQLAHFANTLVSAQLSHLTPVSVAIIALAGLLTSLTPCMLSMLPITIGYMGGYETKTRLQAAAQSTWFALGLATTLAALGLLAGVLGQIYGQIGFGLPIVVSVIAILMGLNLLEALPLSLPSTGGIDWISQELPAGVKAYLIGLTFGVVASPCSTPVLATLLAWISSTKDPMLGSVMLLAYTVGYVAPLVLAGTFTASVKKLLELRRWSGWITPASGVLLIGFGLFSLLSRVTSF; encoded by the coding sequence ATGCTTGACACGCTGCAAATCCAACTCTATCAACTGGCTCACTTTGCCAATACCCTGGTTTCCGCCCAGTTATCCCATCTCACGCCTGTCAGTGTGGCTATCATTGCGCTGGCGGGCTTGTTGACCAGTTTGACTCCCTGTATGCTCTCCATGCTGCCGATCACGATCGGGTATATGGGTGGCTATGAAACCAAAACCCGTCTACAAGCGGCGGCTCAGTCCACCTGGTTTGCCTTGGGATTAGCGACGACGTTAGCAGCCTTGGGACTTCTGGCCGGGGTGCTGGGACAAATTTATGGGCAAATCGGGTTTGGCCTCCCCATCGTCGTCAGTGTGATTGCCATTCTCATGGGTCTGAACCTGCTGGAAGCCCTCCCTTTAAGCTTGCCATCCACGGGGGGGATCGATTGGATTTCCCAGGAACTGCCAGCGGGGGTCAAGGCGTATCTGATTGGCTTAACCTTCGGCGTTGTGGCCTCTCCTTGCAGTACTCCCGTTTTGGCTACCCTGCTGGCCTGGATTTCCAGCACCAAAGATCCGATGCTCGGCAGTGTTATGCTGCTGGCCTACACTGTGGGCTATGTGGCTCCTCTGGTACTGGCAGGCACCTTTACCGCTTCAGTCAAAAAGTTGCTGGAATTACGCCGCTGGTCGGGCTGGATTACACCTGCCAGTGGCGTGTTGTTGATTGGCTTTGGCCTCTTTTCCTTGCTATCCAGAGTCACAAGTTTTTGA
- a CDS encoding cytochrome c biogenesis protein, translating into MNAKSFSSHLTSVLTVPQVFFKRELIPFLADLRLAIVLLLLIALFSITGTVIEQGQSAAFYQANYPEQPALFGFLTWKVILQTGLDHVYRTWWFLALLILFGSSLTACTFKRQLPALRWFSRTWNFYTQPRQFQKFALSAEFNQGSVDDLVPLLEQRRYRVFRQDNSLYAHKGIVGRVGPIVVHIGILVILLGGIWGAMTGFIAQEMIPSGATFQIRNITDAGPFAERQVPKDWAVKVNRFWIDYTPDGTIDQFYSDMSVLDQDGQEVKRKTIHVNEPLRYRGVTLYQADWAIAGVRVRLNNSPIFQLPMAQLDTGGKGRLWGTWIPTKPDLSEGVSLIAKDLQGTVIVYDAAGKLVATVRSGMATEVNGVTLKVLDLIGSTGLQIKADPGIPIVYAGFALLMLGVIMSYISHSQIWALQVNGQCFVGGKTNRAQVAFEREMIGILDQFGQPDDTIPASPGNLLKST; encoded by the coding sequence ATGAATGCCAAAAGTTTTTCCTCTCACCTTACCTCCGTCCTTACCGTTCCCCAAGTTTTTTTTAAGCGTGAACTGATCCCCTTTCTGGCCGATCTGCGATTGGCGATCGTCCTGCTGCTACTCATCGCCCTCTTCAGCATCACCGGAACCGTCATCGAACAGGGACAGTCTGCCGCGTTTTATCAGGCCAACTATCCAGAACAACCAGCCCTGTTTGGCTTTCTCACCTGGAAAGTGATCCTGCAGACGGGCTTGGATCATGTCTATCGCACCTGGTGGTTTCTGGCCCTGCTGATCCTGTTTGGCTCCAGTCTCACAGCCTGCACTTTCAAACGGCAGCTTCCGGCCCTGCGCTGGTTTTCTCGCACCTGGAATTTCTATACTCAACCGCGCCAGTTTCAGAAATTTGCTCTCAGTGCTGAGTTCAATCAAGGCTCGGTGGACGATCTGGTTCCTTTATTAGAACAGCGGCGATACAGGGTGTTTCGTCAGGATAATTCTCTGTATGCTCACAAAGGAATTGTCGGGCGAGTGGGGCCGATCGTGGTGCATATCGGTATTCTGGTGATTCTGCTAGGAGGGATTTGGGGGGCCATGACTGGATTCATCGCCCAGGAGATGATCCCCAGTGGTGCCACCTTCCAGATTCGTAATATTACCGATGCTGGCCCTTTCGCAGAACGGCAGGTGCCTAAAGATTGGGCGGTGAAAGTGAATCGTTTCTGGATTGATTACACGCCAGATGGGACGATCGACCAGTTCTACTCCGATATGTCCGTTTTGGATCAAGATGGACAGGAGGTAAAGCGGAAGACGATCCATGTGAATGAACCCCTGCGCTATCGAGGTGTGACCCTATATCAGGCTGATTGGGCGATCGCAGGTGTGCGGGTACGACTGAACAACAGTCCCATTTTTCAACTGCCAATGGCTCAACTGGATACAGGCGGCAAAGGACGGCTCTGGGGCACCTGGATTCCCACCAAACCGGACTTGAGCGAAGGCGTTTCCCTAATTGCCAAAGATTTGCAGGGAACGGTGATTGTTTATGATGCAGCAGGCAAATTGGTAGCTACGGTGCGATCGGGGATGGCCACTGAGGTAAACGGAGTCACACTGAAAGTACTTGACCTGATTGGCAGTACAGGATTACAGATCAAAGCGGATCCCGGCATTCCGATCGTCTACGCTGGATTTGCCCTACTGATGCTGGGGGTAATCATGAGTTACATCTCCCATTCCCAAATCTGGGCACTGCAAGTAAATGGCCAGTGCTTTGTCGGCGGCAAAACAAATCGCGCTCAGGTGGCCTTTGAGCGCGAAATGATTGGCATCCTCGATCAGTTTGGCCAGCCTGATGACACCATTCCAGCATCACCTGGCAATTTGCTGAAATCAACCTGA
- a CDS encoding vitamin K epoxide reductase family protein, with translation MSKSLASRRRNTPWIHRWSRPLIGAIAVLGILNTGYITLSKLTRTTAICPTEGCERVLESDYATVFGLPLSLFGLLAYIAMAVLALSPLLVNKETNKALRTNLENKTWPLLFIGATAMTVFSGYLMYIMTSQFVTKFGMDGVCFFCIASAVFAFSMLVLTLLGRDWDDLGQLAFIGVITLMVTLIGTLAIYAPINAKLTPQPTASGSPAQGIEYPITTTSSTAEIELAKHLKKIGAKMYGAYWCPHCHDEKEVFGKEAAAIINYVECDPGGVNPQTELCQQVLEKAKKQNQTDTVGFPTWEIKGKFYIGTQTLTDLANNSGYQGPRNFKNGS, from the coding sequence ATGTCTAAAAGTCTTGCCAGTCGCCGCCGTAATACTCCCTGGATCCATCGCTGGTCCCGCCCCCTGATTGGCGCGATCGCCGTTCTGGGAATTCTCAACACTGGCTATATCACCCTCAGCAAATTAACCAGAACCACCGCGATCTGTCCTACTGAGGGTTGCGAGCGGGTGTTAGAAAGTGATTATGCCACCGTTTTTGGGCTACCGCTTTCCTTGTTTGGTTTGCTGGCCTACATTGCGATGGCGGTTCTGGCGCTCAGTCCGCTGCTGGTCAATAAGGAAACCAATAAAGCCCTGCGCACGAATTTAGAGAACAAGACCTGGCCCTTGCTCTTCATCGGGGCCACGGCGATGACCGTGTTCAGTGGCTATCTGATGTACATCATGACCTCCCAGTTTGTGACGAAGTTCGGCATGGACGGGGTGTGTTTCTTCTGTATTGCCTCCGCCGTATTTGCCTTCAGTATGCTGGTGCTGACCTTGTTGGGCCGTGATTGGGATGATCTGGGGCAACTGGCTTTTATCGGGGTGATCACGCTGATGGTGACGCTGATTGGGACTCTGGCCATCTATGCTCCCATCAACGCTAAACTCACTCCGCAACCCACCGCATCCGGTAGTCCGGCTCAGGGAATTGAGTATCCGATCACCACGACATCTTCAACGGCTGAGATTGAATTAGCCAAGCATTTGAAGAAGATTGGAGCCAAGATGTACGGGGCGTACTGGTGTCCCCACTGCCACGATGAGAAGGAAGTCTTTGGGAAGGAAGCAGCGGCGATTATTAACTATGTTGAGTGTGATCCCGGTGGGGTAAATCCTCAGACAGAGCTTTGTCAGCAGGTTCTGGAAAAGGCTAAGAAGCAGAATCAGACGGATACGGTTGGCTTTCCCACCTGGGAAATCAAAGGCAAGTTTTATATTGGCACCCAAACTCTGACTGACCTTGCCAATAATTCAGGCTATCAGGGACCTCGAAACTTTAAGAATGGTTCGTGA
- a CDS encoding thioredoxin domain-containing protein — MNRWFQPFDRRTTVLAAIALTIVGTSFVIPLGHPLIARAETLRSTMPSMSIADNRSIASLAAHLRKIGAKMYGAYWCPHCSQQKELFGAAFRSIDYVECDPAGANGRPALCKSAKITGYPTWEIKGKLYPGTQSLEDLAKLSGYSGSSNF, encoded by the coding sequence ATGAACAGATGGTTTCAGCCCTTTGATCGGAGGACAACGGTGCTGGCCGCGATCGCGCTCACGATAGTTGGAACCAGTTTTGTCATTCCCCTTGGCCATCCCCTGATTGCCAGGGCAGAGACGTTGCGATCAACCATGCCATCTATGTCGATCGCCGATAATCGTTCCATTGCTAGCCTGGCTGCCCATCTGAGGAAGATTGGGGCCAAGATGTATGGCGCTTATTGGTGTCCCCACTGTAGTCAACAAAAAGAATTGTTTGGTGCGGCCTTTCGCAGTATTGACTATGTGGAATGCGATCCCGCTGGAGCGAATGGCAGACCCGCCCTGTGTAAAAGCGCTAAAATTACGGGCTACCCGACCTGGGAGATCAAAGGGAAACTCTATCCAGGAACCCAGTCTTTAGAAGACCTGGCTAAATTGTCTGGCTATTCAGGCTCCAGCAATTTCTAG
- the btpA gene encoding photosystem I biogenesis protein BtpA gives MDLIQIFKTPNPIIGVVHLLPLPTSPRWGGSLKAVIDRAEQEAVALASGGVDGIIVENFFDAPFTKDQVDPSVISSMSLIVQRLMQMVTIPIGINVLRNDAQSAMAIATCTQAQFIRVNVLTGVMATDQGLIEGRAHELLRYRRELGSDVKILADVLVKHARPLSSPNLTVAVQDTIERGLADAIILSGWATGSPPDLEDLELAKTAANDTPVFIGSGADWENISTLMQAADGVIACSSLKRRGRRDQPVDPIRVSRFVEAARRSAAAKVELQSVSSVKLHS, from the coding sequence GTGGACTTAATCCAGATTTTTAAAACTCCCAATCCGATCATTGGTGTTGTTCATCTTCTGCCTCTACCTACGTCACCCCGGTGGGGAGGCAGCCTGAAAGCTGTGATCGATCGCGCCGAACAGGAAGCCGTGGCTCTTGCCTCCGGTGGTGTCGATGGCATTATCGTGGAAAATTTTTTTGATGCTCCATTTACCAAGGATCAGGTTGATCCCTCGGTGATCAGTTCGATGAGCCTGATTGTGCAGCGACTGATGCAGATGGTCACAATCCCGATCGGGATCAATGTGTTGCGGAATGATGCTCAGAGTGCGATGGCGATCGCCACCTGTACCCAGGCTCAATTTATCCGCGTTAACGTCCTCACTGGGGTCATGGCCACCGATCAGGGTTTGATTGAAGGCCGTGCCCATGAGTTGCTGCGCTATCGGCGGGAACTGGGCAGCGATGTCAAAATTCTGGCGGATGTGCTGGTGAAGCACGCTCGTCCCCTAAGTTCTCCCAATTTGACCGTGGCAGTTCAGGACACGATCGAACGGGGATTAGCCGATGCGATCATTCTTTCGGGATGGGCCACGGGCAGTCCACCGGATCTGGAAGACCTGGAACTGGCCAAGACAGCGGCCAACGACACACCGGTTTTTATTGGTAGTGGGGCAGACTGGGAAAATATCTCTACCCTGATGCAGGCGGCAGATGGAGTAATTGCTTGCAGTTCTTTGAAACGGCGCGGTCGGCGAGATCAACCGGTCGATCCCATTCGGGTGAGTCGGTTTGTGGAGGCAGCCCGTCGGAGTGCAGCCGCTAAGGTAGAACTCCAATCCGTTTCTTCAGTCAAGCTGCACTCCTAA
- a CDS encoding glycosyltransferase family 4 protein, whose translation MRITFVTPEFNLSGGMRIIAMYANRLQQRGHQVTVVAAAINKPSLVRQTKSVLKGQGLISPPVKQPSHFDGVKFECRSLDRFGPVTDADVPDADVVIATWWETAEWVAKLSKSKGAKAYLIQHYEIFDYLPKERVKRTWSLPMHKIVIAQWLADIAAQEYSDHHVSCVPNGIDTQQFHGIPRGKQSVPTIGMMYAEPYWKGCDISLKAFSLAAEQIPGLRLVAFGHCPPLDQLPLPAGAEYIQCPPQAMMKDIYGKCDAWLFGSRFEGFGLPILEAMACRTPVIGTPAGAAPELLAKGGGLLVPSEDPEAMAAAIVKVCRSSEAEWRAMSHQAHATALQHSWGETTELFEAALHTAIQRSHDLRLRIQPQRKFMNLNLRWAS comes from the coding sequence ATGCGAATTACCTTTGTCACACCTGAATTCAACTTGTCTGGCGGAATGCGGATCATCGCTATGTATGCAAACCGCTTGCAGCAGCGGGGCCATCAGGTCACTGTTGTTGCGGCGGCCATCAACAAACCCAGTCTGGTGCGGCAGACAAAGAGTGTACTTAAAGGACAAGGGTTAATCTCTCCTCCTGTAAAGCAACCCTCCCACTTTGATGGGGTGAAATTTGAATGTCGTTCCCTCGATCGCTTTGGCCCTGTTACCGATGCGGATGTCCCCGACGCTGATGTGGTGATTGCAACCTGGTGGGAGACGGCAGAATGGGTGGCAAAACTCTCTAAATCAAAGGGGGCAAAGGCTTATTTAATTCAGCATTACGAAATCTTTGACTACCTGCCCAAGGAACGGGTGAAACGTACCTGGTCTTTGCCCATGCACAAGATTGTGATTGCTCAATGGTTAGCTGATATCGCAGCCCAAGAATATAGTGATCATCATGTTTCCTGCGTTCCCAATGGGATTGATACTCAACAATTCCATGGGATCCCCCGTGGCAAGCAATCGGTTCCGACGATCGGCATGATGTATGCCGAACCGTATTGGAAAGGGTGTGATATCAGTTTAAAGGCATTTTCCCTAGCGGCAGAGCAAATTCCAGGACTTCGTTTAGTGGCATTTGGTCATTGTCCTCCTTTGGATCAATTGCCGCTCCCAGCAGGGGCAGAGTATATCCAATGTCCACCCCAGGCGATGATGAAGGATATCTACGGTAAATGTGATGCCTGGTTATTTGGCAGTCGGTTTGAAGGATTTGGCCTACCTATTTTAGAAGCCATGGCTTGCCGCACTCCGGTCATTGGCACCCCTGCAGGAGCTGCTCCCGAACTGCTGGCGAAAGGGGGTGGCCTGTTGGTTCCGTCAGAAGATCCTGAAGCCATGGCTGCCGCGATCGTGAAAGTTTGCCGATCCTCAGAGGCAGAGTGGCGAGCCATGTCTCACCAGGCTCATGCAACGGCTCTGCAGCACAGTTGGGGAGAAACGACAGAATTATTTGAGGCTGCTTTGCATACAGCGATTCAGCGATCGCATGACCTACGATTACGGATCCAGCCACAACGGAAATTCATGAATCTCAATCTGCGTTGGGCTTCCTGA
- the rimO gene encoding 30S ribosomal protein S12 methylthiotransferase RimO → MLTTSLTSELNYYCMGNKPTIAVSHLGCEKNRVDTEHMLGLLVQAGYSVDTNEDLADYVIVNTCSFIQAAREESVRTLVELAEAHKRIVITGCMAQHFQEELLEEIPEAVALVGTGDYHKIVEVIERAESGERVKEVSPEPTYIADETTPRYRTTTEGVAYLRIAEGCDYRCAFCIIPHLRGNQRSRTIESIVTEAQQLATEGVQELILISQITTNYGLDIYGKPQLAELLRALGEVDIPWIRMHYAYPTGLTPDVIAAIRETPNVLPYLDLPLQHSHPEVLRAMNRPWQGQVNDQIIERIKAAIPNAVLRTTFIVGFPGETEKHFEHLMQFVQRHEFDHVGVFTFSPEEGTPAYNLPQQLSQAVMESRREALMQIQQPISLKRNRLEIGKVVNVLIEQENPETGELIGRSARFSPEVDGLVYVSGEAQLGTLVPVVIQDADVYDLYGRVAVAADLFRAPPLTVP, encoded by the coding sequence TTGCTGACGACGTCCTTAACTAGCGAACTGAATTATTACTGCATGGGCAACAAGCCAACAATTGCTGTCTCACACCTGGGATGCGAGAAAAATCGGGTTGATACAGAACATATGCTGGGTCTACTGGTACAAGCCGGATACTCAGTCGATACGAACGAAGATCTCGCAGATTATGTCATTGTCAATACTTGTAGCTTTATCCAGGCAGCCCGTGAAGAATCGGTGCGTACCCTGGTGGAACTGGCAGAAGCCCATAAGCGAATTGTGATTACCGGGTGTATGGCCCAACACTTTCAGGAAGAACTGTTAGAAGAGATTCCTGAAGCGGTTGCCCTGGTAGGAACCGGGGATTATCACAAAATCGTCGAGGTGATTGAACGGGCAGAGTCCGGCGAGCGGGTTAAGGAAGTTTCTCCTGAACCCACTTATATTGCTGACGAAACCACTCCTCGTTATCGCACGACCACTGAGGGTGTTGCTTATCTGCGGATTGCCGAAGGCTGTGACTATCGCTGTGCCTTCTGTATCATCCCTCACCTGCGGGGAAATCAACGATCGCGCACAATTGAGTCGATCGTGACCGAAGCCCAACAATTGGCCACAGAAGGAGTGCAGGAGCTGATCCTGATCTCCCAGATTACGACCAATTACGGACTGGATATTTACGGTAAGCCCCAACTGGCCGAGTTGCTGCGTGCTCTTGGTGAGGTGGATATTCCCTGGATCCGGATGCATTACGCTTATCCCACGGGCCTCACCCCCGACGTGATCGCCGCGATTCGAGAAACCCCGAATGTCTTGCCCTACCTCGACTTGCCCTTGCAGCACTCTCACCCTGAAGTGTTAAGGGCCATGAATCGTCCCTGGCAGGGGCAGGTGAATGACCAGATTATTGAACGTATCAAAGCCGCGATCCCCAATGCCGTGCTGCGAACCACTTTCATTGTGGGATTTCCTGGTGAAACGGAGAAGCACTTCGAGCATTTGATGCAGTTTGTTCAGCGTCACGAGTTTGATCATGTAGGCGTATTTACTTTTTCTCCAGAAGAGGGAACCCCGGCCTACAACTTACCCCAGCAATTGTCTCAAGCCGTTATGGAGTCCCGGCGGGAGGCACTGATGCAGATTCAACAACCTATTTCTCTAAAACGAAATCGTTTGGAGATTGGCAAAGTTGTGAATGTGCTGATTGAACAAGAAAACCCAGAAACAGGCGAGTTAATTGGTCGCTCGGCCCGGTTTTCTCCAGAAGTTGATGGACTCGTATACGTATCGGGAGAGGCACAATTGGGGACTTTAGTTCCGGTTGTGATTCAGGATGCCGATGTGTATGACCTCTATGGTCGTGTTGCTGTCGCAGCAGATTTGTTTCGCGCTCCCCCCCTGACTGTGCCATAA